TGTTGAAACGATATAGTTATGAAAACGTCAAGAAGATGACTAAATCATTTGCTCATGTTATAGGGGAAGGAGGTTTTGGAACTGTCTATAAAGGAAAATTACCCGACGCTAGTGGCCGAGATATTGCGTTGAAGATCTTGAAAGAGTCAAAGGGGAATGGAGAAGAGTTCATCAATGAATTAGCTAGCATGAGTAGAGCATCTCATGTTAATATTGTTTCTCTGTTTGGGTTTTGCTATGAAGGGAACAACAGAGCTATAATCTATGAGTTCATGCCGAATGGATCGCTTGACAAGTTTATATCCGAGAAAATGTCAACGAAGATGGACTGgaaaattttatacaacattGCCGTAGGTGTAGCTCGTGGGTTAGAGTACTTGCACAATAGTTGTGTATCGAAGATTGTGCATTTCGATATAAAGCCACAAAATATACTCATGGACGAAGACTTTTGCCCCAAGATTTCGGATTTTGGTCTTGCCAAACTGTGCAAAAAGAAAGACAGTGTCATATCGTTGCTAGACGCGAGAGGGACCATTGGGTACATTGCTCCTGAAGTGTTCTCCAAAAACTTTGGAGGAGTTTCGCATAAGTCGGATGTGTATAGTTATGGAATGGTGCTTCTTGAGATGATCGGGGCAAAGAACATAAAAAGAGCTGAATCTACATCCAAAAACAGTTCAATGTACTTCCCAGATTGGATCTATGAAGATCTCGAGAGGAAAGAAACCATTAAATATTTCGGAGATCAtatagttgaagaagaagagaagatagtGAAGAAAATGGCATTGGTGGGCTTGTGGTGTATCCAGACCAATCCATCAGATCGTCCACCAATGAGAAAAGTCGTTGAAATGTTGGAAGGAAGCCTAGAAGCTCTACAGGTTCCACCCAAGCCTCTACTGGATTTACATGTGGTAACGGCTTGGGAAACCGTTGACGAGAGTCAAGAGACTTGTTTCTCGACACCAAACCAATTAGAGAGACCCATAACTCTTTAAGATATTCTTAAGCTTTTCTTCAAGACATATAGGCATGGTATGAACTTGTGTTAAACTTGAAACTTCAAATAGATGCTAAAATTAATCAAGAACTCACGTATtgataaaatatgaaacaaacgTGGTCTTCTACTAAGATTGATTTTGCTAGTTTTCCCTTGTACTATACATTAGTTCAAATCAACAAAGTATATAACTCGACATAATTGTATAAagttaataatattagtattagtCATAACTATCCTGAGAAGTTTTTAGCGTGAGAAACTGATGAACGTAGATTATCATATTGAAAGAAAGGGAGTATAAATCTTTCGAATGTGACTGTAACTCCCAAATGTTATTTCTATTATGAACaagtaaagatatatataactaaatatgaATGTGTTACTGTCACAAGAAAGAATCTCTATGAGCCAATTGAAACTCACATGCGGTTAGTAGCAGATCTTGCTCTGGCCACTGATCTCGTGTAGAGTTCTTCGTACTGTGTGGCCGATGATCCCCAACTGAAATCTATACTCATCACTTTCTCTATTAGTCTCATCCATTTATCTTCATCATTCTTGTAGTGATTGAATGCTCGCTCCAATGCATGATTGAAACTCtgttttaacattttctttttcagtaCATATAAACTGCTCACCACGGTTTTCAGCTATGATGAGCAACGACTGGTGAAGatttgaaaagaagagagaatcgTTAAATTACCTGTTCGTCAGCGGTTAGAAATGAAAATCCGTTTTGAAATTGGGCTGGTATTGTATCATCATCGATGTCAAAGACACTGCAAAAAGATTGAGAATAAAACGAAATTATCTTGAAACCAATGTCATCTGAAGGTAAGTAATGTTCCAGACCAGGtcttaatttttggttttacctGTCATTTAAGCCTCCGGTTTTTCGCACAATTGGAATGGAGCCATATCTCATAGCGATCATCTGTGTAAGAGAGAAAGAATCCGACAATGAGATTAGCCGATATTTAGTCACATCAATGGTTTGGTTTCAGATCATGTTTTGTATTTGTACCTGAGTAAGTCCACAAGGCTCAAATATTGAAGGGATGATGAACATATCAGATGCTGCATAAATCGTATGAGACAGAGCTTCATCGTACTTCAGTAACAACCGGACATGATCATGGCTCTTAAACTGTTGTTCAATACCTTCAAATTCCCTCTAGAAAAAAACCAACATGCATCAAATCCCAAAATCAAGATATTTGAAATTAGATAGACGAAATGAAGAGGGAGAAGCTAGTCAGCAGCTCAAGGACCAGGTCGGTTACCTGAATATGTGGAACCGGGCTAGAACCAAGAAGTACAAACTGTCCACCTAACTCCAACGTTCTGTATATTGCATGTCTGATTAGATGAACTCCTTTCTGTGGTACTAATCTTGTTATGCAACCAACCTACAAAATAAATGTAGAATAAATTAACTGAATCTGTATGCTCAAGACTCTCTCAGCATTCGCGGAAACATAAAATTACCAGCGGCCGTCTTGACTCGGCTGAAGAAAGTCCAAGTTGCTTTCTAAGGgcgtatttgttttcttgtttcccTTGTAGATCTTTAACATTGAACTGGGCCTTGAGGAAAGGGTCTGTAGCAGGATTCCATGAATCTGTGTCAATGCCGTTAAGGATTCCAATGAATTTCTTGGAGTGAAGATTAAGCGTTGAATGGAGTCCTTTTCCTCCCTGTAAATACACTAAACTAATTACTCTGAAAgctttagttaaataaaaattgaaaaagatagCAAAGAAAATTCTTCTACCTCGGATGTTCGAACTTCTTGTGCATAAGTAGGGGACACGGTTGTTACAATATTTGAGAAAATTATAGCACCCTGGACCAGAAGGAGACAGAGAGATGAATAAGGCTAAAATGTTGAATATTTCTCTCGGTTTATATTGGCTTTGTAATCATTATTAACCTTCACAGGATTGACTCTATCTCCAGAGGAATGATCCTGCATTCTGTCTGGTCTATTTAACTGGTTAACATCAAGCCCACAAGATCCCAGTTCTGAAGCAGACGCCGTACCTTGATACTCAAAATTGTGGCATGTAAAGCATATTCTTGCAGAATCTAATCCCTTTGGAGCATACAGATCCCAATAAAGCGGCGCctgtaataaaaataacaacgAAATAGCTTCAAACTGAATCCTAATCAAAGTCAATTATGCGACAGCTTCAAAATAAGTTCAAACCGTACAACAAAAGCTGTTTGCCAGTCATGACAATGTATGATGTCGGGCTTTTTGCCGGACTGAAGAAGCAACTCTAATGCAGCTCGGCTAAAATATGAGAAGCGTCTGAAATCATCTTGCTCTCCGTAAAACTGTCCTCTCCAGAAGAATTTGCTCGGATGTTGAGGTTCAATGAAATGTACAGGCAAACCTGTAAAACAGGAAACTTTATACCactttaaaaaccaaaagacacaaacacaagaagagaaaagaaaaaagttactTCACCTTCAACAGTGCCaatccagattttgtttttgtatagcTTCCCATCAAAATATGACTCCACAACAGTATCCAAAGCCTGCAGTGAATAAATCAaaccatcatcaagaacaactaaaaagttaaaagttaaaGTCCTCTTATAATTTATTGGTTCGTCATATTGGACACCAACATTACCCTTAAGTCACGCACGCGATCATACTTCATACAGTCATATTTGGGGAGAATAATCTCCACCAGATGACCTCGTCTTTGCAATGCCTTACTAAGACCTGCCACAACATCTCCCAAGCCTCCCACCTAGAGAAATTACATAAGGAAATTACGAATGGAGATAAAGTTGAAAAATTACCATGCAAtgtttctattttgtaaaattaacaTGTAAGCAAGGGATATTTTGGGGGGTTAGCTAAACACACCTTAGCTACAGGTGCCATCTCAGCTGCAATGTGAACGACATACAATCCTGAACTAGAAtcaacataagaagaagaaaataagatattttttcaaAACGCTTTGAAACCCCAGAAAAAAGCGTTTCCAAAAGATGATGATAACCTTGTTGGAGATGACACAAGCTTGAGAAATGCAGAGATGGCATCACG
The sequence above is a segment of the Camelina sativa cultivar DH55 chromosome 10, Cs, whole genome shotgun sequence genome. Coding sequences within it:
- the LOC104718505 gene encoding probable starch synthase 4, chloroplastic/amyloplastic encodes the protein MTTKLSSFCFLTHGLAAAGRISCEREHGASRRFFYLPSSRRLVSTSCKMRQQRGFDPSKRQEIKKGSPEPILSINSSVQGNSDEGSEPGNGSADMPSLESDVEKGTVEVNHADENTEKRDDIQIVEVTRRRSRPAKKKEENVIATTDDGQNLNNLSVPEVAKALSINKSGGEQISDGQFGELMTMIRNAEKNILRLDQARASALDELNKILSEKESLQGEINVLEMKLAETDDRIKTAAQEKVHVELLEEQLEKLRHEMISPPESDGYALALSKELETLKMENLSLRNDIEMLKSELESVKNTGERVVVLEEECSGLESSVKDLEFKLSASQEDVSNLSTLKTECTDLWAKVENLQLLLDRATKQAEQAVMVLQQNQDLRNMVDKIEESLKEANVYKESSEKIQQYNELMQHKVTLLEERLEKSDAEIFSYVKLYQESIKEFQETLESLKEESKKKSKDEPVDDMPWDYWSRLLLTVDGWLLEKKIVSNDADSLREMVWKKDRRIHDTYIDVKDKNERDAISAFLKLVSSPTSSGLYVVHIAAEMAPVAKVGGLGDVVAGLSKALQRRGHLVEIILPKYDCMKYDRVRDLRALDTVVESYFDGKLYKNKIWIGTVEGLPVHFIEPQHPSKFFWRGQFYGEQDDFRRFSYFSRAALELLLQSGKKPDIIHCHDWQTAFVAPLYWDLYAPKGLDSARICFTCHNFEYQGTASASELGSCGLDVNQLNRPDRMQDHSSGDRVNPVKGAIIFSNIVTTVSPTYAQEVRTSEGGKGLHSTLNLHSKKFIGILNGIDTDSWNPATDPFLKAQFNVKDLQGKQENKYALRKQLGLSSAESRRPLVGCITRLVPQKGVHLIRHAIYRTLELGGQFVLLGSSPVPHIQREFEGIEQQFKSHDHVRLLLKYDEALSHTIYAASDMFIIPSIFEPCGLTQMIAMRYGSIPIVRKTGGLNDSVFDIDDDTIPAQFQNGFSFLTADEQSFNHALERAFNHYKNDEDKWMRLIEKVMSIDFSWGSSATQYEELYTRSVARARSATNRM